The genomic region GGCTCGGGGGGTGAGTGGTGGGAGGGGAGGTCACGCGGTCGTGCCGGCCAGGCGCTGGATGGCGGCCATCGGGACCGGCAGCCAGTCGGGACGGTGCCGGGCCTCGTACAGCACCTCGTACACCGCCTTGTCGGTCTCGTGGGCGCGCAGCAGCTCCGGCTCGGCGCGTGGATCGGAACCCGCCGCGCGGGCGTAGCCCTCGCAGTACGCGGCTCGGCAGCGGGCCGCCCATTCGGGGTTCCACGGGTGGTGCGAGCGGGCCGCGTAGTCGAAGGACCTGAGCATTCCCGCGACGTCACGCACCGTCGGCTGCGGGGCGCGCCGTTCGGGCAGCGGCCTGGCCGGCTCGCCCTCGAAGTCGATCAGTGACCAGAAGCCGTCCTCCGCGCGCATGGTCTGCCCGAGGTGCAGATCCCCGTGGACCCGCTGCGCCGCCCAGCCGCACCCCGTGTCCCCGAGCGCCGCGACCGCGTCGAAGGCGGTGCGCAGCCCAGGGACGTACGGGGCGAGGGCCGGGACCGCCTGGGCGGCGGCCTCCAGCCGTTCCACCATCCCGGCGACCACGTCCCTGGTCCGGTCGTGGGCCAGAGGTGGCGTCGGCAGTGCGGCGGCGAGCGCGATGTGCACCTCGGCGGTCGCCTGGCCGAGCGCGCGCGCCTCCGGTACGAAGTCCCGTCCGGCGGCCAGCGCGGCGAGCGCCAGCTGCCAGCCGTCCTGAGCACCGCGCAGGAACGGCTGGAGCACCCCGAGGGTGAGCGGCTCCGGGCCAGTCGTGGCCTCGAACCAGGCCACCGGCGCGGGTACCCGGCCGCAGCCCTCACGGCCGAGCGCGAGCGGAAGTTCGAGATCGGGGTTGGTGCCGGGGAAGACCCGGCGGAAGATCTTCAGGATGAAGGCGTCCCCGAAGACGAGCGAGGAGTTGGACTGCTCGGCGTCCAGGACGCGCGGGGTGAGGCCCGGCGGGATCGTTTCCGCCCGGTCGAAGCGGAGAGGGCCGAGTGACCCGGGGTTACGGAATCGTTCCAGCAGGAGGTCGGCGACGCGCGGGTCGTGCAGCCCCTCGTACAGGGTGCGGCCGGCCAGCGGCCCGTCCGTGACCTGTCCGATGCGGGCCTCGGCCAGGCGCGGGGGCAGCGTGGTGCGCACGCCGAGCAGCAGCTGGTAGCAGTCCCCCTGGGCAGGCGCGGGGCGGCCGCCCGGCTGGTGCACCCGGACGAGCAGGTGCAGCAGCCCGGGGCCCGTGCCCGCGGCGTCCAGAGGCAGTATCTCGGTGGCCGCGACGAGGGAGAAGCCGGTGACGGCCTGCCCCTTGCCCGCGAACCACCGCTGACGGGGCACCCACTCGTGGAGCAGCGGGACGAGCGACGGCAGCAGGGCGGTGTTGCCCGTGGTGCTCGTCGA from Streptomyces sp. QL37 harbors:
- a CDS encoding maltokinase, with product MSEAASTRVALAKSTTSRKTTRRHSTSTTGNTALLPSLVPLLHEWVPRQRWFAGKGQAVTGFSLVAATEILPLDAAGTGPGLLHLLVRVHQPGGRPAPAQGDCYQLLLGVRTTLPPRLAEARIGQVTDGPLAGRTLYEGLHDPRVADLLLERFRNPGSLGPLRFDRAETIPPGLTPRVLDAEQSNSSLVFGDAFILKIFRRVFPGTNPDLELPLALGREGCGRVPAPVAWFEATTGPEPLTLGVLQPFLRGAQDGWQLALAALAAGRDFVPEARALGQATAEVHIALAAALPTPPLAHDRTRDVVAGMVERLEAAAQAVPALAPYVPGLRTAFDAVAALGDTGCGWAAQRVHGDLHLGQTMRAEDGFWSLIDFEGEPARPLPERRAPQPTVRDVAGMLRSFDYAARSHHPWNPEWAARCRAAYCEGYARAAGSDPRAEPELLRAHETDKAVYEVLYEARHRPDWLPVPMAAIQRLAGTTA